The nucleotide window ACTTCGAGGCGGCGGTGGGCGAAGTGATTCAGGCGGTGTCCTCGGCCTCGACCGAACTGGAAGCATCTGCAACCACGCTGACCTCGAGCGCGCAGCGCGCGCAGGAAGTCACGACGTCGGTCGCTGCGGCCTCCGAACAGGCGTCGGCGAACGTCCAGTCGGTGGCGTCGGCGACCGAGGAGATGGCCTCGTCGGTCACGGAGATCAGTCGTCAGGTTCAGGATTCCGCTCGCATCGCCCATGAGGCAGTAACGCAGGCCCAGCGCACCAACGAGCGCGTCGGGGAATTGTCGCAGGCCGCAACGCGGATCGGCGACGTGGTCGAACTGATCAACACCATCGCCGGTCAGACCAATCTGCTGGCGCTCAATGCCACCATCGAAGCGGCCCGCGCCGGTGAGGCCGGCCGTGGCTTCGCCGTGGTGGCGTCGGAAGTGAAGGCGCTGGCCGAACAGACCGCCAAGGCCACCGGCGAGATCAGCCAGCAGATCGGCAGCATCCAGACCGCAACCCAAGACTCGGTGAGCGCGATCCGCGAGATCGGCGCCACCATCTCGAAGATGTCGGAGATCGCCTCGACGATCGCCTCCGCCGTCGAAGAGCAGGGGGCGGCGACGCAGGAGATCTCGCGCAACGTCCAGCAGGCTGCGCAAGGCACTCAACAGGTGTCCGCCAGCGTGGTCGATGTCCAGCGCGGCGCCAATGAAACCGGGTCAGCCTCCACCCAGGTGTTGTCGGCGGCGCGGTCGCTCGCCAACGACAGCAACCGGCTCAAGATGGAAGTCGGCAAGTTCCTCGAGACCGTCCGCGCCGCATAATGCACGCGTAGCGTTCTCGTCGTCGCGATGAAATGCCCTCGGCGCCGCATCCCAATGTCTGCGCCGAGGGCCTGATCGTGGCCGCTGCTCGCGGCCCTTTTCGGTTGAACCATGTCCGCGTTCTGGTCGACTATGGCGCATGCGGCGCGATCCGGCCGCAGCGCGTCGAGGGACTGGAATGCGATCGATCGGAAGGGCCGGCATGCGGCGCTCAGGTGCGGCGCTGACTGCCATCACGATTGTTCTGACGCTGCTCTTCGCCGGCTCCGCATCGGCCGCCAAGCGTGTCGCGCTGGTGATCGGAAATGACGACTACCGCAATGTGCCGAAACTGCAGAAGGCGGTGAATGATGCGCGAACCATAGGTGACGCGCTGAAGAGGCTCGGCTTCCAGGTGATGGTGGCGGAAAACCAGACCCGCTCCGCCTTCAGCCAGAGTCTTCTGGCGTTCGACACGGCGATCGAGCCCGGCGACACCGCGTTCTTCTTCTACGCCGGCCACGGCTTCGAGATCTCCGGGCAGAACTTCCTGCTGCCGACCGACGTGCCGGCCGCGACCGAGGGCCAGGAAGAACTGGTGCGCGACGCCTCGATCATGGCCGACCGCATCGTCGACCGGCTGCAGAACCGCGGCGCCCGCACCGCGATCCTGGTGCTCGACGCCTGCCGCAACAATCCGTTCGAGCGCCGCGGCGTGCGCGCGCTGGCCGGCCGCGGCGGGCTGGCGCCGATGACCACGCTGCCCGAAGGGGTGTTCTCGATCTTTTCGGCCGGCCCGCGGCAGACCGCGCTCGATCGGCTGTCGGACAATGACAGCAATCCGAACTCGGTGTTCACTCGCGTCTTCGTCAAGCAGTTGCTCGATCCAGGCGAGAACCTGGTGCAAGTGGCGCAGCGCACCCGCCGCACCGTCAGCGAGCTGGCCGATCAGATCGGCCACAAGCAGGTGCCGGTGTATTTCGACCAGATGGTCGACGACGTGTTCCTGAACGGCCGCCCGCAGCCGGGCACGGCCGCCGCTGGCGCTGCCGAGCCGCCGCAGAAGCTCGCCGCGCTGCCGCCGGTGGCGCCGCTGAAGCCGCCGGCCGCGGAGGCGCTGAATGCGCCGATCGCCAGCTTCTCCCGGCACAATGGCGGCTGGACGGTATCGTTCTCGATCGCCGATCCGGCGCTCGGTATCTCGTGGCGGATCGGCGAGGGTGCGTTCCGCGAAACCGGGTTCATCGATGCGCTCGATCCGCGTACCCGCAAGCGGATGCCGAACCCGTCGATCCAGCTTCCTGCCGACGCGCCGGCCGGCACCATCGAGCTGCGCTATATCGATGCGCAAGGCGAGATGCAGGGGCCGTTCCCGATCAAGTTCGAACCGGAGGCGGCGCTGCTGCGCGACCAGCGCAAGATCCTCGACATGACCGCGACGAGCTGGCTGTCGTTCCGGCAGTTCAACGGCCTGCTCGTGTACTACACGCACCTGTTGTCGTATCGCTGCGCAATCCGTGAAGTGCGGATCGGCATCGACAGCGCGGTGCCGGACAAGGTGCTGACGATGCCGGCCTGCGACATGCGCGATCCGGTGGCGATCCCGAGCAGCGCGCAGCCGTATCTGAAGCTGGCACCGAACGTGACGTCGGTTTCGGTCGAGCTGACTTATCGCGACGGCAGCGTGTCGGAGATCAAGACGTTTCGGAAGTAGTTGCGACGTCGCCGCGCCGGTCCCGTCTCACGAGAGAAGGCTCCAGAAGCCGGTCTTGCGGCCGTGCTCCGCTCGCAGGCGAGTCTTGTAGGTGACGTGGCTGTCGAAGCCGCCGAAGTCCGAGA belongs to Rhodopseudomonas palustris and includes:
- a CDS encoding caspase family protein; amino-acid sequence: MRSIGRAGMRRSGAALTAITIVLTLLFAGSASAAKRVALVIGNDDYRNVPKLQKAVNDARTIGDALKRLGFQVMVAENQTRSAFSQSLLAFDTAIEPGDTAFFFYAGHGFEISGQNFLLPTDVPAATEGQEELVRDASIMADRIVDRLQNRGARTAILVLDACRNNPFERRGVRALAGRGGLAPMTTLPEGVFSIFSAGPRQTALDRLSDNDSNPNSVFTRVFVKQLLDPGENLVQVAQRTRRTVSELADQIGHKQVPVYFDQMVDDVFLNGRPQPGTAAAGAAEPPQKLAALPPVAPLKPPAAEALNAPIASFSRHNGGWTVSFSIADPALGISWRIGEGAFRETGFIDALDPRTRKRMPNPSIQLPADAPAGTIELRYIDAQGEMQGPFPIKFEPEAALLRDQRKILDMTATSWLSFRQFNGLLVYYTHLLSYRCAIREVRIGIDSAVPDKVLTMPACDMRDPVAIPSSAQPYLKLAPNVTSVSVELTYRDGSVSEIKTFRK